TATTGCTGCTTTATCCAGTCTTCTTTTCTCACTTTTGACATCCCTTGAATACTTTATGATTTTACCTCCAATCCCGGTAGGGAAAATAGGGATTACTCTCTATAAGGATGGAGGCTATGTTCTTTCGGTTATAATTGGTAGATGTATCTTCTTTTTGGGGATAGCTGTAATAAGTGGATATTTCATAGATAAAATAAAAGACCAGGAAAAGGAGATAATGAGGAAAGAGAAAGAGCTTATGGAAAAGGAGAAGATGGCTCTTGCTGCCCATCTTGCCGCTGAATC
Above is a window of bacterium DNA encoding:
- a CDS encoding histidine kinase dimerization/phospho-acceptor domain-containing protein, translated to IAALSSLLFSLLTSLEYFMILPPIPVGKIGITLYKDGGYVLSVIIGRCIFFLGIAVISGYFIDKIKDQEKEIMRKEKELMEKEKMALAAHLAAESAHEIKNPLTVVKAGIYYLKMTFPKENEVVQETIHQIDDAIERITSFLNTLLNLYRPSSNLNKDSDKTE